From Vitis vinifera cultivar Pinot Noir 40024 chromosome 5, ASM3070453v1, the proteins below share one genomic window:
- the LOC100263658 gene encoding calcium-binding protein CP1 has product MCHLPHSRTYISCLLFFKTRRFDLIYEAAAMCPTGSSLPQATAVRSEFRPAFDVLDADRDGKISREDLRSFYAGFPGGVSGDEEAIGSMMSVADSNKDGFVEYDEFERVLGCRRSPRNKGHGVAGVMEDVFKVMDRDGDGKVGLEDLKSYMNWAGFSATEEDIKAMIKLGGGDEDSGVSYDGLLKILAVDYIN; this is encoded by the coding sequence ATGTGCCACCTCCCTCATTCTCGTACTTACATTTCGTGTCTATTGTTCTTCAAAACGCGTCGGTTCGATCTCATTTACGAAGCAGCTGCAATGTGTCCCACCGGCAGTTCCCTACCTCAGGCGACTGCGGTGAGGTCTGAGTTCCGCCCGGCATTCGACGTCCTTGACGCCGACCGCGACGGCAAGATCAGCCGCGAAGATCTCCGCAGCTTTTACGCGGGATTCCCAGGCGGCGTCTCCGGAGATGAGGAGGCGATCGGGTCCATGATGTCGGTGGCGGATTCGAATAAGGATGGGTTCGTGGAGTACGATGAGTTTGAACGCGTGTTGGGCTGCCGGAGAAGTCCGAGGAACAAGGGCCACGGCGTCGCTGGGGTGATGGAGGATGTGTTTAAGGTTATGGACAGGGACGGCGACGGCAAAGTAGGGCTCGAGGATTTGAAGAGCTATATGAATTGGGCCGGGTTTTCTGCAACTGAGGAAGATATCAAGGCCATGATCAAATTGGGCGGCGGTGATGAAGATAGTGGTGTATCCTATGATGGTCTGCTCAAGATCCTGGCCGTTGATTATATTAACTAA
- the LOC132253754 gene encoding uncharacterized protein LOC116803646: MASGSEEGSGFPADDYESLIATTDVELLKRAWRNEKAAPEILHFQTALVQRSREQIQLMEETVEEFGENGTDPLTVSLYQMDLDRTQFLLRSYLRIRLQKIEKYMFHILKTDVWSRLSEQEQKFAKRCTDDMERHLEQSVLSRLPDGYQSILKQSVASEEDDMVPEPRLDTFVFCKSKGSIEAFQLDDSKEVVDLVADDLYILRYNSVKPLIESGQIDLV; the protein is encoded by the exons ATGGCTTCTGGTTCGGAGGAGGGATCAGGGTTTCCGGCCGACGATTATGAGTCGTTGATAGCGACGACCGATGTGGAGCTGTTGAAGAGGGCGTGGAGGAACGAGAAGGCTGCTCCCGAGATTCTCCATTTTCAAACTGCGCTGGTGCAAAGATCTAGAGAACAGATCCAGTTGATG GAAGAAACTGTGGAGGAATTTGGAGAAAATGGTACTGATCCACTAACTGTATCACTCTATCAGATGGACTTGGATAGGACTCAGTTTTTGTTGAGATCATATCTTCGAATTCGTCTTCAGAAG ATTGAGAAATACATGTTCCACATCTTAAAAACTGATGTTTGGAGTCGGCTTTCTGAGCAAGAGCAAAAGTTTGCCAAAAG GTGTACTGATGACATGGAAAGACATCTTGAACAGTCTGTTCTCTCAAGATTGCCAGATGGTTACCAGTCTATTCTAAAGCAGTCTGTAGCAAGTGAAGAGGATGACATGG TTCCGGAGCCACGGTTGGACACCTTTGTCTTCTGCAAAAGCAAAGGATCTATCGAAGCTTTCCAGCTTGATGACAG CAAAGAAGTGGTGGACCTGGTTGCTGATGATTTATACATTCTTCGCTACAACTCAGTAAAGCCACTCATAGAAAGCGGCCAAATTGATTTGGTGTAA